The nucleotide window CGTCGCGCAGTTGCGTGCCCGCCAGGTCGACATGATCTCGCGCGTCTCGGCGACCGATGTCGCCGCGCTGCAGAAGGACAGCAAGCTCAACGTCCCGACGCAGGACACGATCTTCGTCTTCCTGCTTGATTTCGATCTGCGCGAGAAAACGCCGCAGGTCAGCGCCAAGGACGGCTCGCCGCTCGCCGCCAACCCCTTCCGCGATCCGCGCGTCCGCGAGGCACTGGATCTCGCGATCGATCGCCGCCAACTCGGGGACATCGCCATGGACGGGATGGGCTCGCCCGCGACGCAACTGGTCTCGCAGGGGATCTTCGGCTTCAATCCCGAGATTCCCGAAGTCAAGGCCGATCTAGCGCGCTCGCGACAGTTGCTGGCCGAGGCCGGATATCCCAATGGCTTTAAGTTCACGCTGAGCTTCACCGTCGACCGCCTCCCGGGCGACCGCGAGATCGGCACGACGCTGGTGCAGATGCTGGCGCGTGTCGGCGTCGATGTGCAGGCCAATGGCGTGCCCGTCTCGATCCTGTTCTCGGCGCGGCCGCGCGGCGAGCTCTCGGCGACGATGGCCGGCTGGGGCACGATCACCGGCGAGGCCTATTACACCCTGTCCGCGATCGCGCATTCCAACGATGCGGACCGCAAGCTCGGCCAGTTCAACTGGCGCGGCTATGCCAATCCCGCCGTCGACAAGCTGATCGACAGTGCCGGCAGCGAACTCGACAATGCTAAGCGCAGCGCCATGCTCAGCGAGGCGGGAGCGCTGTTTATGAAGGATCGCGTCACGCTGCCGCTGACCGTGATCAAATATGGCTGGGCGGTCTGGCGGGATCGCGCCCAGACAGTGCGCCTGCGCAGCGACGAGGAAACGCTCGCCATGGACGTCGTCCCGGTCAAGGCGAACTGAGGCCAGCCGGCCCGGCCTTCCAGACGGAACGCCGGGCCTCCCCGCCGATTGCGTCAATCGAGCCGGGCGACGATGCCCGCCGCCTCGGCTGAGGAAGGCGGAAAGCGCGTCATGATCTGCGGATCGTGGCCGGGAATGACCATACTCTCGGAATTGGCGAGCTCGCGCAGCCGTTGGAAGCCGTCGAGCGTCGCCCCGACGTTGTAGACCCACGGAAACGGAATGTTGCGCTCGAAGTTCTCGAAGAAATGGGTCGCGTCCGAGGCCAGCACGAGCCAGCCATTGCGTGTCATCACCCGCACGACCTGCTGGCCGTCGGTGTGCCCGCCCACGCGATGGAGCGTGATTCCGGGAGCAACCTCGCCCTCGCCTTGATGATAGACGACGCGCCCCTCGAACAGCTTGCGCACGGTCTCGGCGATATCATGGGGATCATAACCGCCGCGCAGCATGCCGTGGCACATGCAGGGGCCCGTGGCATAGGCCATCTCGGCCGCCTGGAGATGAAAGCGCGCCTTCGGGAACAGGTTCTGGTTGCCCGAATGGTCGTAATGCAAATGCGTCAGCACGACATCGGCGATGCTGCCCGGATCGATCCCGAGCAGCCTCAGGCCCTCGCTCGGACACAGCAAGAATTCGCGCCCGCGCTTCTGAGCGACCTCGGCGCTGAAGCCGGTATCGACGATGATCGCGCCATCCGGGCCCTTGATGACGAAGACGAAGTAGTCAAACGGCATCGGCCCGTCATGGGCATCGCCGCCCAGGAAATTCTCGGCGCGCCGGCGCGCCGCATGATGTGCGAAACGGATCGCATGGACTTCATGCACCGGGATGCCGCTGGCAGGAGTGGTGTTCATCGGACGACTTTCGGTTCAGGCGATGGTCAGGCCGCCGTCCACCACGATCGTGGCGCCGGTGACATAGGCTGCGGCATCGCTTGCGAGATAGGCCACGGCCCCTGCCACATCCTCGGGGGTGCCGGCGCGGCGCAACGGCACCGGCGCGAGCTTGCGCGCCCGGAACTCCGGATCGGCCAGCATGTGCCGGTTGATGTCAGTTTCGATCGTACCCGGCGCGACGAGATTGACGGTGATGTCGTGCGGCGCCAGCTCCAGCGCCATGGCCCGGGCCAGCATCATGACGCCTCCCTTGGTGGCGACGTAATGGGCGATGTCGGGATTGGCATGGGCCTGGTTAACCGAGGAGACCATGACGATGCGGCCGGGCTTGCCCCGATCGATCATGATCTTCGCCGCCTCCTGCGCACAGGCGAAATAGCCGTGCAGGTTGACGGCATGTATGGCGGCCCAGTCCTCGTCGGTGATCTCCATGAAGGCCCGGCGCTGGATCCTGGCCGCGTTGCAGACGAGGATGCCGAGCCCGCTCAACGCCTCGGACGCGCCCCGCACGGCGGCCCGGGCGGCCGCCGGATCCCCCATATCGGCGTGAACCAGCTCTGCCCGTCGCCCCATGCCCCGGATCGTGACCGCCAGTTCCTCAGCCAGCTCGCGGCTGCGATACCAGTGCAGGGCGACGTCGGCTCCGGCTTCGGCAAGGGCGAGCGCCACGGCACGGCCGATGCCCTGGCTATCCGCTCCAGTCACGAGAGCGGTCGATGATGCAAGCGTCACGGCTTAAGTCCTGTGGAGTCAGATCGGCTGCGGGGTCATTCCAGCGCCGCGTCGGACCCCGATCGGCCCGGCCCGGTATTCTCGCTTGCCGAGGCCCGCTGAAGCAAGGCGTGCGACGTTTTCCGCGAAGCTTGGGCGCGGCTTAGCGGTATGCGGGCAGGGCATTGCGGCGCGAGGCAAATTAGACCCAAATGGCACGATCCCTGCTTTATGCGGGTCGAGCTACCGGCGTTCAAAGACGATGGACAGGCATACGATTTTCCTCACCTCTCCGCTCGAGCCGGAGCATGTCGATCGCATCCGGGCGGCCGCGACGGCGGCCGTCGAGGTGATCCATGAACCCGATCTGCTGCCGACTGTCCGCTTCGTCGCGGATCACAAGGGCGAGCCGGATTTCAAGCGCGATGCCGGACAGGAGGCGCGCTGGCGCGCCCATCTCGGACGCGCGACGATCCTATGGGATTTCCCGTCCGGACCTGCCACGAACGGCGGCGGGCTCTCGGTGGCTCCCCATGTCCGCTGGGTTCAGACCACGAGCTCCGGCGTCGGCCGGATGGTCAACGATTACGGCCTGGCCGGGAGCGAGCTCATCGTCACGACCGCACGCGGCGTTCATGCTAGGCCCCTTGCGGAGTTCGCCGTGATGGCGCTGCTCGTTCACGCCAAGCGCTATCCGTTCCTCAAGGACGAGCAGAAGGCGCATCGCTGGGAGCGCTATTGCGGCACGTCGCTGGCGGGGCAGACCCTTCTCGTGGTCGGAGCCGGCAAGGTCGGTGCGGAAGTCGGACGCTTCGCGCAGGCCTTCGGCATGAGGGTCATCGCACTGGTGCGCCGTCCCTCGGACGATAGGCGCGCCGAACTTTTTGCCGACGAGGTCCACGGCCTCGACATGCTGGAGCAGGCCGTCGCGCGTGCCGACGCCGTCGTGCTCGCGGCGCCGCATACGCCGGCGACGGAGGGCATGCTCAGCCGCGCCATCATCGCGCGTATGAAACCGGGCGTCGTCTTCGTCAATATCGGGCGCGGGCAGTTGGTCGATGAGGAGGCACTGACCGAGGCGCTGCAATCCGGCGCGATCGGCTTGGCGGCGCTCGATGTCGCGCAGATCGAGCCGCTGCCGGATGTCTCCGCACTTTGGGACCTACCCAATGTGTTGATCTCGCCGCACTCGGCCAGCACCGTCGCCAGCGAGAACGATGCGATCACCGATATCTTCTGCCACAATATCCCGCTGTTCCTGGCGGGCCGAAGCTCCGAAATGACCAATATCCTCGACAAGGCGCAAATGTACTGAATGCGGCTCGCGGTCGCCTCCGGCGCACCCGAACCGGCAACCATGGAGGACAGATCATGCTGCCGAGACTGACGAACCTGCTCGCACGGCTCGCCCTCGCGGGAGCGCTCGCCTCAGGTGCCGCCTTGGCGCAGGATGCCGGCAAGCCGCAATATGGCGGGCAACTGATCTATGCCCAGTCCGGCGAGAAGTTCACGCTCTTCATGGGCCGCAGCACCGACCAGTCGGGGCAGGATGTCTGGTTGCATGCCTGCGAGACGCTCGTCGAACTGAGCCCGCAAAACGAGATCAAGCCACTGCTCGCCAAGAGCTGGACGACCTCGCCCGATGGCAAGACCGTGACCTTCAAGCTGCAGGAGGGCGTCAAGTTCCATGACGGATCGTCCTTCAACGCCGAGGCCGCGGCATTCGTGTTCAACGAGGCGAAGGCCAAGAAATTCATCTATCTGCCGCTGCTCGAGGGCTTCGAGAACGCGACGGCCGATTCCGAATACGAGATGTCGTTCCATCTCGCGGCACCCTTCGCCGCGCTGTTGCCGACGCTGGGCTACCGCCCGCTCTGCATGTTCAGCCCGACTGCCTACAAGGCCGTGGGCGAGGCCGGGCTGGCGACCAAGGTTGTCGGAACCGGCCCCTTCGTGCACACGCAGTTCGTCAAGGGCGAATACACGATCTTCGAGAAGAACAAGGACTACTGGCAGGCCGGAAAGCCCTATTTTGACAGCGTCAAGATCGTGATCGTGCCCGATGCCGCGACACGCACGGCGATGCTAGAGCGCGGCGAGATCGACCGCACCGTCCAGCTCGGCGATCTCGAACTGGCCAGGCTCGAGCGCAACAAGAGCGTGCTGGTCAGGACGGTGCCGAGCACGCGCCAGTTCTACGTCGTGCTGAATCACAAGGTCCCGGCGCTTGCCAATCCGACCTTCCGCCGGGCGCTAAACTACGCGATCGACAAGGCCGGCATCGTGCAGAGCGTCTTCGCCGGGCGCGGCGCCGCGCTGATGACGGCGCCAACCCTGATGGAAGGCGTCGTCGGCTACACCGATATGCGCGCGCCGGGCGAGGACACCATCTTCCCCTATGATCCCGATAAGGCGCTAGCGCTGATGAAGGAGGCCGGCTACGCCTTTAGCGGCGGCGTGCTCAAGGACCCACAGGGCCAGCCGGTCAAGCTGAAACTCTTCACCCCGCGCGGCGCCACCAAGGGCGACTATCAGATCGCCCAGCTGCTCCAGACCTTCCTGAAACAGGTCGGCATCGCCGTCGATCTCACCGTGATGGAGAGCGCCGCCTTCAGCTCGGCGACGAATTTGGGTCCCAACGACGCGAAATACGACATGGCGCTGCTGTCCTGGGGCATTCCGACGGCCGATCCCGATCAGCCGATGATGTATTTCACCCACACCAACGCCTGGAAGCCCAATGGCGCCAACCGTATGTTCTTCTCCGACGCCGAGATCGACCGCCTCGCCAACGTCGCCCATACCGAGACCGACCCGGCCAAACGCAACGAATATGTCAAGCAGTGGATGGCGCGGCTCCTAGTCCTGGCGCCGGTGATCTACCTGCCGACGCTCAATCTCGGCTTGGCCGGCCGGACCTATCTCAAGGGCGACGAGATCTTGGCGGTCGACAATTATCCGGCGCATTTCGCCTGGTTCGACAAGGGCGAGATGGAGCGCCAGGGCGTAAAGCGCTGAGCGCAGCGGGGATCGGGCCGCGCATCGGCGCCAAACGCTGCGCGGCCTCGCCAACACATGGGGACGTCATGCCTTGCTCAGAATGATCATCGGACGGATGGGCTTCATCGTCCTCGCCGGACTGCTACTGCTGACGTTCCTGTTCGCGCTGTTCCACATCATTCCGGGCGATCCGGCCGTGCTGCTGGCCGGCGACAATGCGCCCAAGGACGTGGTCGACGGCATCCGCAAGGCCTATGGCTTCGACCGGCCGCTCTATATCCAGTACAGCACCTATATCGGCAATGTGCTGCTCGGCGATTTCGGTGTCTCGAACTACAACCGCCAGCCCGTGCTCGGAATCGTCCTGACCCGGGTCTTCAACACGGCGCAACTCGCCACGCTGGCGATGATCTTCGCCGTCGTAGTCAGCCTGACGCTCGGCTCGCTCTCGGCGACGTTCTGGGGCAGTTCGCTCGACAAGACCGTAACGGTCGGGTCGCTGGTTGGCATCTGCCTGCCGGTATTCGTCACCGGCATCGCCGGAATCTATCTCTTCGGCGTGCACCTCGAATGGCTGCCGATCGCTGGAATGGCGAGTTGGGCCAACTATGTCCTGCCAGTCGTTACGCTGGGCGCCTATCAGGCAGCGATCTTCACGCGCATGGTCCGCTCCTGCATGATCGAAGCGCTCGGCAAGGAGTTCGTGATCACCGCCCGCGCCAAGGGCGTCGCCGAGTGGCGCATCGTGTTGACTCATGCGCTGCCCAACGCCTTCTTGCCGATCATCACGCTGTTCGGCCTGGGCTTCGGACACACGCTCGGCGGCTCAGTGGTGATCGAATCGATCTTCAACTGGCCCGGCCTCGGCCGGCTGATGGTCGAATCCGTGCTGACGCGCGATCTGCCGATCATCCAGGCCTCGATCTTCTTTTTCGCGATCATCTTCATCACGCTGAACATGGTCGTGGACATCCTCTACACTTGGTTCGACCCGAGGATCTCGTATTGACCCGCTCGCAGCCCCCAAAAGCGAGGCCGTGATGGATTTCCTCAGGAGCTTCGCGCGCGATCGCGTCGGCCTGTTCTTCGCCGTCGTGCTGCTGGCGCTCTTCGTGGTCGCGCTGACGGCCCCTTGGATCACCCCGCGCGACCCCTTCGCGATCAGCCTGCGCCAGGGCATGAAGCCGCCCTCCTGGGCGAACTTGCTCGGCACCGACCAGTTCGGCCGCGACGTGCTTTCGCGGGTGATCCTGGCGACCCAGGTGACGACCAAGATCGCTCTCGCCTCGATCTTGTTCGCCGTCGTGCTGGGCGTGCCGCTGGGCATGTTCGTCGGTTATCGCGGCGGCATCTGGGATGCGGTGACGATGCGCATCACGGACATCATGCTAATCTTCCCGATTATCCTGCTGGCGATCGTCATCGTCGTCGTCGCCGGCCCCTCTGAGCAGGGCGTCGTCATCGCGCTCGGCCTGTCGCAGATGCCGCAATTCATCCGCGTCGCGCGCGGCGTGACGCTGTCGGCCAAGGAGGAGCTCTATGTCGAGGCGGCGATCGCGGCGGGTGCAAGTTGGCCCGGCATCCTGTGGCGCCACATCTGGCCCAACATCTCCACCCCGATCATCGTCCAGGCGACGCTGACCCTGCCCGTCTTCGTGCTGAACACCGCCGCGCTGAGCTATCTCGGCCTCGGCGTTCAGCCGCCGACGCCGGAATGGGGCCAGATGCTGAACGAGGCCAAGGAGGTGCTGACCAGCGCGCCGTATCTGATCATCGGCCCTTCGGTCGCACTGTTCCTGTTCGTGCTCTCGGCAAACCTCGTCGGTGACACGCTGCAGGAGACGCTGAATCCGAAGCTGAAGGGCCGGCGCCTGGCGATGATGGGGCCACGGCGCTTCGGCGCGAAGACGGCGGGCGAGCCGCGACCCGAACCGAAGGTCGTGCCATGAGCGATCGAGACACCATTCACGCCCATATCGAGGCGCATATCGGCGAGCATATCGCCAACATCCAGCGCTTGGTCCAACAGCCGAGCGTCAGCCTGGAGAAGACGGGTCTACGCGAATGCGCCGCACTGCTCGTCTCGAACATGATGGCGGCGGGCTTCACTGAGGCCGAGACCGTCGATGTTGGCGACGATTATCCCGGCGTCTGGGGAATGGTCGACTGCGGCAAGCCGACGACCATGCTGATCTACGGCCATTACGACGTCCGCCCCGTCGGCACAGAGGCTTGGACCCATCCGCCGTTTTCCGGCGAGGCGATACCCTTCGACGGCTTTCCGAAGGTGGTGCTCGGCCGTGGTGCCGCCGCGCAAAAGGGACCGTTGCAGGCATGGATCAACGCGGTCTCCTCGATCCTCTCCGTCGAGGGGGCATTACCGGTCAACCTGATCTTCCTGATCGAAGGGGCCGAACTGCTCGGCAGCCCGAATTACGGCAAGCTCTTCGAACGCTATCGCGACCGGCTTGCGCAGGTCTCGGCCCTCTACGGCCCCAAGACGGCGCAGGATGCCAGCGGCGCCGTCAGTATGACGCTGGGCTACAAGGGCCTGATCTATCTGGAGTTCGTCGCCAGCACGCAGAGTACGGGCCTCGGCCCTCAGGGCGGCGCGGTCCATAGCGCCACCAGCGTCGTCGTCGACAATCCGGTCTGGCGCCTGCTCCATGCCATGGCATCGCTGACCGACGACACCGGCCGGACCATAGCCATCCCCGAACTCGCCGCCATGATGGCGCAGGCAAAGCCGATTGCCGACTGGGAACGCCCGCTCCTCGACGCGATGCGCGCAGGCGTTGCCGGCAAGGATCCCAACGGCTTCATCCCCGGGCTGGCGCCGCAGTTCCCGGTCAAGACCTTCAAGGAGGAGGTGGCGCCAGCAGATCTACTGCAGCGCTACATGTATGGCCCATCCTTCAACATCAGCGGATTGCGCAGCGGCTATACCGGGCCTGGCACCAAGTCCTTCCTGCTGCCCGACACGGCGACCGCGACTTGCGATCTGCGCGTGATCAGCGAGGTTGGCGCGCAGGACATCATCGCGATCATCCGCCGCCATCTCGATTCGGCCGGTTTCCCGGACATCACGATCAGGGTGATGGCGGCCTATGATTGGTATCAGACCTCATTAGAATCCAGCCTGATCCGCGCCACGCTGGCGACGCTCGACGCCTATGACTGCCCCCGCACGATCTGGCCGGTGCAGGGTTTCGGCGGCCCTTGGGCGCATTTCGCCAAGCTCCTCGGCATCCCCTCGCTGCAGGGCGGCTCGCCGGGCCATGGCGCGCGCTTGGCGACCAGCGATGAGTTCTTGGTGGTCGAGGGCGACGGAAAGGTCGCGAGCCTCGCGACGATCGAACGCTACTATGTCGATCTGATCTATGCTTTTGCAGCCGTGACGAAACAATGATCGAGCGCTCCATCCCAATGAACTTTGTGCCGACGACGTCCGGTTCCGGGCCGTCGTTCAATGTGTGAAGATGGCTCGACGGGACGGCTCACGTCTCCGAGCGCGGGCCGCTCCTAGGCGTCTGGGGCCGGATGCCGAGCAATCTTGTATAAGCGACTCGTAGTCCAGCGGTTGGGTGATAGCGTAGCAGGTGTGAGGTTGCGTAACGATGAGGTGGTGTCATGCCGAACGTCGACGCCGCGATGATCTCGTCTTATGGACAGCGGAAGGCTGCTGTGCTGCGAGCTGCACAGCTAATCTCATCATCGAGGGGCTCTGACGATGAGCGGGAATTCGAGATGCTAACCGAGGCTATCGCGGACTTCGACATCCGTCAGGAAGCTCTCGGCTTCGTTGAGATCCCGCCGGCCTTCATGCAGTTCCTTTCCAGTGCGCATCAGGGCCGGTTTCAAGCGGCCGGCGCTGAGAAGAAAAGGGCTGTCCCGTAGCGCCGGAAAGTAGTTTGTGCCTTCGGGAACTGCCTCCGTATTGGACGCACCAGATTTTGAGGACCGGTACTCGACGTCAAGACGTATCACAGAACTCGCCTGGCAGCGCGAGACACTGCTCGAAATCCTGATCCGGATCTTCTGCGACAAGCTGCCGAAGCGGTCCGCCGCGGCATGCCCCGTCGACGAGTTGTCAGAAGAAATCGCGCTGAACCGCATCATGAAAGCGGCCGTCGCGCACCTGTCTAGGAGGTCGCGCAAAGCGGCCAATTTGCAGCGCCTTCGTGACTGGCCTTCGTCTATGCAGATATCACGGAGGCACCAGCGGTCGATGACCGCGCGAACAGGCCGGACACAAGGCTGCACTCGACCAGCACGCCAGACCGTCACAGCCCCCCTTGCAACGCGGGAGCCATCTACACAAGACATTCTCGGCGTCAGGTAAGGGCCACTTTTCGCTTTTCGTCCCTAAAGAACGCTTCCTAGCAGGCGTTCGGGACGGACCAGCTTCAGCCGATGTCCCAATCGACCAACACCATCGGGTCCTCACAACGAGCGCAGGCCGCGCGAACGAGCGACCAGAGGGGCCAGTGAGAAGGCGTTCGATTGCTGCCCTGCGCTGACCCAACGAGTAGCGACCTTCCTGCCAATTGGACGAAGGAGTCAGCTAGGGATTCCAGATCGCCGGGCGACATAGTCGCACTGGTGTGCTGTGAGGGAACATGATTCGAATTTTGCATACGGCTGATTGGCACATCGGTCAGACGTTGCGTGGGTACTCGCGGGAGCACGAGTTACGCAGCGTCCTGCGCGGGCTGGAAGAGATTGCGGTGGAGCGCGACGTCGACGCCCTGGTGATCGCCGGCGATGTATTCGACAGCCAGAACCCGTCCGGCGAGGCGCAGCAGCTATTCTATGAGACCATCGCACGATTGAGCCGCTCGCGCCCGCGCATGACTGTGGTGATCGCCGCGGGCAACCACGATGCCGCTGGCCGGCTGGAAGCGCCCCGGCCGCTGCTGGAGGCCTTCAACGTTCGAGTCGTCGGCAACGTGCGTCGCCGCGAGGGACGCCTCGACGCTTACCGCCATCTCGTCCCGATCGCTGACGCGAGCGGATCGATAGCCGCTCATGTGCTTGCGGTGTCCTACCCGACCGCCGCCTGCTTGCCGAATTTGACCAGGCTAGATGGCGAAGGGATATCGCCGATCATTACCGGCGTGCGGAATCTCTATTCCGAGCTGGTCGACGCGCTGAACACATCGTTGCATGGTCTGCCTTGGGTTTTGACCGGCCATCTGCACGTCGCTGGCGGAATCGAGTCGGAAGGCGCGGAGCGGCGCATATTGGTCGGCGGCCAGCATGCTGTCCCGCATGACGTATTCCCGGCCGAGGCGAGCTATGTGGCGCTCGGCCACCTACACCGGGCGCAGGCGGTAGGACGCGAGACGTTGCGCTATTGTGGGTCGCTCATCCCCCTGTCCGCAACTGAATTACCTTATAGGCACGGCGTTACACTGGTCACATTGGATGGCTCCCTCGCCACATCGGAGCATATCCCGATTAACCGGCCCGTGCCGTTCATCCGCCTTCCCGACGCTGGCGATATTCGCCTGAGCGAACTAGGCGACCATCTGACGGCGCTAGCACTTCCAACCGATCTACCGCTCGAACAGCGGCCGTTCGTGCAAGTGAGGCTGGAGCGCGAGGGGCTGTCGCCTGGATTCCGGGAGGAGGTCGACCGTATCGCCGAGGGTTTCCCGGTTCGCATCGTCGAGGCACGTGTCGCAGCGCGCCC belongs to Bosea sp. NBC_00550 and includes:
- a CDS encoding ABC transporter substrate-binding protein, which codes for MSFTRFLKVASLAVGLIGASAASAQTLNMGVRAGPESMDPHYSALGVHVEALKHIFDTLVRSNEKLQVEPNLAESWKAIDATTWEFKLRKGVKFHDGSDFTAEDVKFSIERIPNVTGPNPATLYTRRIKEVRVIDSHTVHLLTDSAAPTLPNDLVRLFIVSSKAAAGLTRETSNEAFNSGKAAIGTGPYKLVSWTPKADLTLDRFDGYWAGPQPWQRVIRKEISNDAARVAQLRARQVDMISRVSATDVAALQKDSKLNVPTQDTIFVFLLDFDLREKTPQVSAKDGSPLAANPFRDPRVREALDLAIDRRQLGDIAMDGMGSPATQLVSQGIFGFNPEIPEVKADLARSRQLLAEAGYPNGFKFTLSFTVDRLPGDREIGTTLVQMLARVGVDVQANGVPVSILFSARPRGELSATMAGWGTITGEAYYTLSAIAHSNDADRKLGQFNWRGYANPAVDKLIDSAGSELDNAKRSAMLSEAGALFMKDRVTLPLTVIKYGWAVWRDRAQTVRLRSDEETLAMDVVPVKAN
- a CDS encoding N-acyl homoserine lactonase family protein produces the protein MNTTPASGIPVHEVHAIRFAHHAARRRAENFLGGDAHDGPMPFDYFVFVIKGPDGAIIVDTGFSAEVAQKRGREFLLCPSEGLRLLGIDPGSIADVVLTHLHYDHSGNQNLFPKARFHLQAAEMAYATGPCMCHGMLRGGYDPHDIAETVRKLFEGRVVYHQGEGEVAPGITLHRVGGHTDGQQVVRVMTRNGWLVLASDATHFFENFERNIPFPWVYNVGATLDGFQRLRELANSESMVIPGHDPQIMTRFPPSSAEAAGIVARLD
- a CDS encoding SDR family NAD(P)-dependent oxidoreductase, which translates into the protein MTLASSTALVTGADSQGIGRAVALALAEAGADVALHWYRSRELAEELAVTIRGMGRRAELVHADMGDPAAARAAVRGASEALSGLGILVCNAARIQRRAFMEITDEDWAAIHAVNLHGYFACAQEAAKIMIDRGKPGRIVMVSSVNQAHANPDIAHYVATKGGVMMLARAMALELAPHDITVNLVAPGTIETDINRHMLADPEFRARKLAPVPLRRAGTPEDVAGAVAYLASDAAAYVTGATIVVDGGLTIA
- a CDS encoding D-2-hydroxyacid dehydrogenase → MDRHTIFLTSPLEPEHVDRIRAAATAAVEVIHEPDLLPTVRFVADHKGEPDFKRDAGQEARWRAHLGRATILWDFPSGPATNGGGLSVAPHVRWVQTTSSGVGRMVNDYGLAGSELIVTTARGVHARPLAEFAVMALLVHAKRYPFLKDEQKAHRWERYCGTSLAGQTLLVVGAGKVGAEVGRFAQAFGMRVIALVRRPSDDRRAELFADEVHGLDMLEQAVARADAVVLAAPHTPATEGMLSRAIIARMKPGVVFVNIGRGQLVDEEALTEALQSGAIGLAALDVAQIEPLPDVSALWDLPNVLISPHSASTVASENDAITDIFCHNIPLFLAGRSSEMTNILDKAQMY
- a CDS encoding ABC transporter substrate-binding protein, which gives rise to MLPRLTNLLARLALAGALASGAALAQDAGKPQYGGQLIYAQSGEKFTLFMGRSTDQSGQDVWLHACETLVELSPQNEIKPLLAKSWTTSPDGKTVTFKLQEGVKFHDGSSFNAEAAAFVFNEAKAKKFIYLPLLEGFENATADSEYEMSFHLAAPFAALLPTLGYRPLCMFSPTAYKAVGEAGLATKVVGTGPFVHTQFVKGEYTIFEKNKDYWQAGKPYFDSVKIVIVPDAATRTAMLERGEIDRTVQLGDLELARLERNKSVLVRTVPSTRQFYVVLNHKVPALANPTFRRALNYAIDKAGIVQSVFAGRGAALMTAPTLMEGVVGYTDMRAPGEDTIFPYDPDKALALMKEAGYAFSGGVLKDPQGQPVKLKLFTPRGATKGDYQIAQLLQTFLKQVGIAVDLTVMESAAFSSATNLGPNDAKYDMALLSWGIPTADPDQPMMYFTHTNAWKPNGANRMFFSDAEIDRLANVAHTETDPAKRNEYVKQWMARLLVLAPVIYLPTLNLGLAGRTYLKGDEILAVDNYPAHFAWFDKGEMERQGVKR
- a CDS encoding ABC transporter permease encodes the protein MIIGRMGFIVLAGLLLLTFLFALFHIIPGDPAVLLAGDNAPKDVVDGIRKAYGFDRPLYIQYSTYIGNVLLGDFGVSNYNRQPVLGIVLTRVFNTAQLATLAMIFAVVVSLTLGSLSATFWGSSLDKTVTVGSLVGICLPVFVTGIAGIYLFGVHLEWLPIAGMASWANYVLPVVTLGAYQAAIFTRMVRSCMIEALGKEFVITARAKGVAEWRIVLTHALPNAFLPIITLFGLGFGHTLGGSVVIESIFNWPGLGRLMVESVLTRDLPIIQASIFFFAIIFITLNMVVDILYTWFDPRISY
- a CDS encoding ABC transporter permease, whose translation is MDFLRSFARDRVGLFFAVVLLALFVVALTAPWITPRDPFAISLRQGMKPPSWANLLGTDQFGRDVLSRVILATQVTTKIALASILFAVVLGVPLGMFVGYRGGIWDAVTMRITDIMLIFPIILLAIVIVVVAGPSEQGVVIALGLSQMPQFIRVARGVTLSAKEELYVEAAIAAGASWPGILWRHIWPNISTPIIVQATLTLPVFVLNTAALSYLGLGVQPPTPEWGQMLNEAKEVLTSAPYLIIGPSVALFLFVLSANLVGDTLQETLNPKLKGRRLAMMGPRRFGAKTAGEPRPEPKVVP
- a CDS encoding M20/M25/M40 family metallo-hydrolase; this encodes MSDRDTIHAHIEAHIGEHIANIQRLVQQPSVSLEKTGLRECAALLVSNMMAAGFTEAETVDVGDDYPGVWGMVDCGKPTTMLIYGHYDVRPVGTEAWTHPPFSGEAIPFDGFPKVVLGRGAAAQKGPLQAWINAVSSILSVEGALPVNLIFLIEGAELLGSPNYGKLFERYRDRLAQVSALYGPKTAQDASGAVSMTLGYKGLIYLEFVASTQSTGLGPQGGAVHSATSVVVDNPVWRLLHAMASLTDDTGRTIAIPELAAMMAQAKPIADWERPLLDAMRAGVAGKDPNGFIPGLAPQFPVKTFKEEVAPADLLQRYMYGPSFNISGLRSGYTGPGTKSFLLPDTATATCDLRVISEVGAQDIIAIIRRHLDSAGFPDITIRVMAAYDWYQTSLESSLIRATLATLDAYDCPRTIWPVQGFGGPWAHFAKLLGIPSLQGGSPGHGARLATSDEFLVVEGDGKVASLATIERYYVDLIYAFAAVTKQ
- a CDS encoding exonuclease SbcCD subunit D, whose protein sequence is MIRILHTADWHIGQTLRGYSREHELRSVLRGLEEIAVERDVDALVIAGDVFDSQNPSGEAQQLFYETIARLSRSRPRMTVVIAAGNHDAAGRLEAPRPLLEAFNVRVVGNVRRREGRLDAYRHLVPIADASGSIAAHVLAVSYPTAACLPNLTRLDGEGISPIITGVRNLYSELVDALNTSLHGLPWVLTGHLHVAGGIESEGAERRILVGGQHAVPHDVFPAEASYVALGHLHRAQAVGRETLRYCGSLIPLSATELPYRHGVTLVTLDGSLATSEHIPINRPVPFIRLPDAGDIRLSELGDHLTALALPTDLPLEQRPFVQVRLEREGLSPGFREEVDRIAEGFPVRIVEARVAARPDAVKVPTDSASTIRLSDRDPEDLFKLAFERTFGSAPDASHLDVFHRAQAEA